The following nucleotide sequence is from Alistipes sp. ZOR0009.
CCAGACCTGGCCGCAACCGAAGTCAAGCTGTTAACCATTAAAAATATTAAAAGTAAAACGCCTAATTTTTTAGTTAAGTTCATTCTGTTGATCTTTATAAAGCGCCTCTATCGCTGAAGTTTCGAGCTGTTCGTCAACTAGATACTCGATAATCTTATCAGACTCTCGCTTTTGCGCCTTCTTAGAGACTTCCTTTTTTTCTGAAGTTAATGCCTTAATCAAATCCTGTTCACTAAAGTCACCGGTATTACTGGAGACAAACTCAAAGTAATCGTTCGGTTGAATCATGGAATCCTCAGACATTTTATTGTACCTGTAGCCAGAATACGCTACACCTACAAAAAAAAGCACGCCCAATGATATGCCAACCTGATGCTTAATCAAACCGATTAAACTGAAGCTGCCGCTACCTGACTCATTACCCTTAGAGATTCGGTTGTGAATTTCTAAGGGTAATTTATCAAAGTATCCTTCAGGAACTGAAAAAGGATTTTCCCTTTTACCTTCGTTTAACCTGTCACCTTTAAAATCCATAGCAATTGTTTCGTTTCACAATGCTTTGACTACAGAAAAAAGAAAAGGTTTAATCCGATTCTAAAAATTTTTCGATTTTTTTTGCAGCAAGGTGGTAAGATGCCTTTAGGGCTCCTACGGAAGTACCCAGCACGGCTGAAATTTCTTCGTAGGAGAGCTCTTCGAAGTACCTCATATTGAATACAACGCGCTGCTTTTCGGGAAGGCTCAAAATGGCCTTTTGGAGTTTTAGTTCTGCCTCGTCGCCATTAAAGTATGGATCGGACTCGAGGCTCGACACCAGCTGAGATTCTACATCTACAAGCGGTAAAAAAAAACGAGTGCGCTTCCTTTTTAGAAAGGTAAGCGCCTCGTTGGTTGCTATTCGGTACAGCCATGTAAACAGCTGCGACTCTTCTCTAAA
It contains:
- a CDS encoding RNA polymerase sigma factor, with product MVAYSDNELLSQFQKEETRNFAFHLIVQKYQEKLYWHIRKLVIDHDDTNDVVQNTFVKAWSGLGNFREESQLFTWLYRIATNEALTFLKRKRTRFFLPLVDVESQLVSSLESDPYFNGDEAELKLQKAILSLPEKQRVVFNMRYFEELSYEEISAVLGTSVGALKASYHLAAKKIEKFLESD